A genomic window from Cytobacillus suaedae includes:
- a CDS encoding HIT family protein translates to MGDHCFICKKHNGSITVVGNVIYEDQYVYVGHIDNNGKPNYLGHLMIDLKRHVPTLAEMNPEEAKGFGVIMARLSKALKEVEKADHVYALVSGNNVPHLHMHLVARYPNTPEQYWGPFAVYDSPNARMGNDHDVVELCHRIKVYLETNSYE, encoded by the coding sequence ATGGGTGACCATTGTTTTATTTGCAAAAAACATAATGGAAGTATAACAGTAGTCGGAAATGTCATTTACGAGGATCAATATGTTTATGTTGGACACATTGATAATAATGGGAAACCGAATTATTTAGGACATCTTATGATTGACCTCAAGAGACATGTGCCCACTCTTGCTGAAATGAATCCAGAAGAAGCAAAAGGATTTGGGGTTATCATGGCGAGATTAAGTAAAGCCCTTAAAGAAGTTGAAAAGGCTGATCATGTTTATGCTCTTGTATCAGGTAATAATGTCCCTCATCTTCACATGCACTTGGTTGCTCGCTATCCAAACACTCCTGAACAATATTGGGGTCCTTTTGCCGTCTATGACTCTCCGAATGCAAGAATGGGAAACGATCATGACGTAGTGGAGTTATGTCATAGAATAAAAGTATATTTAGAGACAAACTCATATGAATAA
- a CDS encoding DNA topology modulation protein gives MKRIAIIGSGGSGKSTLARKMGNKLNIEVSHLDRLLWKPNWQLTTREEQREIQNELITKDRWIIDGNYSRTLDIRLNAADTIVFLDISKIICVTRVLKRMIRYRNRTRPDMREGCNEKIDLSFIKWIWGFPKTQRPNVLTKLEQLSTNKEIIVLKSPKEVQRFLDSL, from the coding sequence ATGAAGAGAATTGCCATAATCGGATCAGGCGGCTCAGGTAAATCAACATTAGCACGAAAAATGGGAAATAAATTAAATATAGAAGTGTCGCATTTAGATCGTTTATTATGGAAGCCAAACTGGCAGTTAACAACTAGAGAGGAACAAAGAGAAATACAAAATGAACTTATTACAAAAGACAGATGGATTATCGATGGCAATTATAGCAGAACTCTAGATATTAGGTTAAATGCAGCAGATACTATAGTCTTTTTAGATATATCTAAGATTATTTGTGTTACTCGTGTACTAAAGAGAATGATAAGGTATAGAAACCGCACTAGGCCAGATATGAGAGAAGGATGTAACGAAAAGATTGATTTGAGTTTTATAAAATGGATTTGGGGTTTTCCTAAGACTCAAAGACCCAATGTTCTTACAAAGCTAGAACAGTTATCTACCAATAAAGAGATCATTGTATTGAAGAGTCCAAAGGAAGTACAAAGATTTTTAGATAGCTTATAA
- a CDS encoding TIGR01777 family protein — translation MQKKIVLAGGTGFIGKYLEKKFLEQGYEVIIISRNSGQCTWEDKSGVIEALEGSEMLINLAGKSVDCLYTEENKKEIVKSRTETTEILGKAILMCSKPPALWINSSTATIYRHAEDRPMTDSTGEIGSGFSVEVAKAWEASFFQFHLPNTRMAALRISIVLGEDGGVMTPFKNLVKFGLGGVQGSGNQKFSWIHIEDLYQIVLFIEQNKDLSGLFNCASPEPITNRELMAALRKTMNVKIGLPSPKWLLEIGAVLIQTETELILKSRWVLPERLLNHGFEFHYPTIYSALTAIINE, via the coding sequence ATGCAAAAAAAGATTGTTTTAGCTGGCGGTACTGGTTTTATTGGGAAGTATTTAGAAAAGAAGTTCTTGGAGCAAGGATATGAGGTTATCATTATTTCAAGAAACTCTGGTCAATGTACCTGGGAGGATAAAAGCGGTGTTATTGAGGCATTAGAGGGCTCAGAAATGTTAATTAATTTGGCAGGCAAGTCTGTAGACTGTCTTTATACCGAGGAAAATAAAAAAGAGATTGTTAAATCAAGAACAGAAACCACTGAAATATTAGGCAAAGCTATATTGATGTGTAGTAAGCCACCTGCATTATGGATCAATTCGAGTACTGCAACCATTTATCGTCATGCAGAGGACAGACCCATGACGGATTCAACTGGTGAAATAGGAAGCGGCTTTTCGGTTGAGGTAGCTAAAGCATGGGAAGCTTCATTTTTTCAGTTCCATTTACCTAACACAAGGATGGCTGCTTTAAGAATTTCAATTGTGTTAGGGGAAGATGGAGGAGTCATGACACCATTTAAAAACCTTGTGAAATTTGGCCTTGGTGGAGTTCAAGGATCTGGTAATCAGAAATTTAGCTGGATTCATATTGAAGACCTTTATCAAATTGTTTTATTTATTGAACAAAACAAAGATTTAAGTGGATTGTTTAATTGTGCTTCACCTGAACCAATAACAAATCGAGAGTTAATGGCAGCTCTACGTAAAACAATGAATGTGAAAATTGGCTTACCATCTCCAAAATGGTTATTGGAAATAGGTGCGGTTCTTATTCAAACAGAGACAGAATTAATCTTAAAAAGCCGTTGGGTTCTTCCTGAAAGGCTCTTGAATCATGGATTTGAATTCCATTATCCAACTATTTATTCAGCTTTAACTGCCATTATAAATGAGTAG
- a CDS encoding class I SAM-dependent methyltransferase: MNKQSMTNKHAWEYRAYEFWYKRDGSPFEKAKKILENPKASLKKHQHFFDNVSGMKVANICGSNGRKAVPLSLLGAKVTVFDISEENKRYVLELAHCANTTIDYIIGDIYDIDLEEYRDSFDILYLEGGKLHYFNDLEKFMGILFSIVKTGGRLILSDFHPLKRCISSDFKYIPNYFNNELHNGELAYKHFFDKEEQDDFPTVTVRSYTLSEIINSVIKAGFSLQSFDEHRGWKDENIPWEFTILAMK, encoded by the coding sequence ATGAATAAGCAAAGTATGACTAATAAACACGCATGGGAGTATCGAGCGTATGAATTTTGGTATAAAAGAGATGGCTCTCCGTTTGAAAAAGCAAAGAAAATACTAGAGAATCCCAAAGCAAGTTTAAAAAAACATCAACACTTTTTTGACAATGTTTCAGGAATGAAAGTTGCAAATATATGTGGATCAAATGGAAGAAAGGCTGTTCCCTTATCTTTGTTAGGAGCAAAAGTAACAGTATTTGATATATCTGAGGAAAATAAGAGATATGTTTTAGAATTAGCTCATTGTGCAAATACGACTATTGATTACATAATAGGGGATATTTACGATATTGATTTGGAGGAATATAGAGATTCCTTTGACATTCTTTATCTAGAAGGAGGAAAATTACATTATTTCAATGATCTTGAAAAATTTATGGGAATTCTGTTTTCAATTGTCAAAACCGGTGGGAGATTGATTTTAAGTGACTTTCATCCACTAAAAAGGTGTATTAGTTCTGACTTTAAGTATATACCTAATTACTTTAATAACGAGTTACATAATGGAGAATTAGCTTATAAACATTTCTTTGACAAAGAGGAGCAAGATGATTTTCCAACTGTAACTGTAAGGTCTTATACATTGAGCGAAATAATAAATTCAGTTATTAAAGCTGGTTTTAGTTTACAAAGTTTTGACGAACATCGAGGGTGGAAGGACGAAAACATCCCTTGGGAGTTTACAATTCTTGCTATGAAATAA
- a CDS encoding DUF3951 domain-containing protein, translating to MAYVYTLFVISVIGFVIYRMIKKKVTPSNRYTPFDDITTGNKVDLKHDSPVENSKHNYSIQPKEVNKDKTI from the coding sequence ATGGCGTATGTCTACACATTATTCGTTATTTCTGTAATTGGATTTGTAATTTATCGAATGATAAAGAAGAAAGTAACACCATCTAACAGATATACTCCTTTTGATGACATTACAACTGGGAACAAGGTTGATCTGAAACATGATAGTCCGGTTGAGAATTCTAAACATAATTATTCCATACAACCTAAAGAAGTAAATAAAGACAAAACCATCTAA
- a CDS encoding class I SAM-dependent methyltransferase, translating to MSTDILKQNKKSWDKVAHHFNGKDALPSYGPFTQTEDELGLFNDVSNKIILDIGCGSGHSLKYMSDKGANELWGIDLSEAQIEIARETLKDLNTKLICSPMEKDIGIPKQYFDVVYSIYAIGWTTDLAATFELIYSYLKPGGYFIFSWDHPLYAHLRSRECQILLEGSYQEEGVINYPKFKGEEAPVTIPTRKMSTYINELIRAEFTIEAVIESDVSNVFDGVTEEASDRYYSLFKARKFPTTMIIKSKKGSI from the coding sequence TTGTCCACTGATATACTTAAACAAAATAAGAAAAGCTGGGATAAAGTAGCACATCATTTTAATGGAAAAGATGCACTACCCAGTTATGGTCCTTTTACACAAACCGAAGATGAGCTAGGGCTATTTAATGATGTTTCAAATAAAATAATCCTTGATATTGGTTGTGGAAGTGGCCATTCTTTGAAATATATGTCAGATAAAGGTGCCAATGAACTTTGGGGGATTGATTTATCAGAGGCCCAAATAGAAATAGCAAGAGAAACCCTAAAGGATTTAAATACTAAACTAATCTGTTCACCGATGGAAAAAGACATTGGGATACCTAAGCAATATTTTGATGTGGTTTATTCCATTTATGCCATTGGTTGGACTACAGATCTTGCTGCCACGTTTGAATTAATATATTCATATTTAAAGCCTGGAGGTTATTTTATATTTAGTTGGGACCATCCTCTATACGCGCATTTGAGAAGTAGAGAATGCCAGATCTTACTTGAAGGGTCATATCAGGAAGAAGGAGTAATAAACTATCCAAAATTTAAGGGAGAAGAAGCTCCAGTCACAATTCCTACAAGAAAGATGTCAACCTATATAAATGAATTGATAAGAGCAGAGTTTACTATTGAGGCTGTCATTGAAAGTGATGTTTCAAATGTATTTGATGGTGTGACTGAGGAGGCTTCTGATCGTTACTATTCCTTGTTCAAAGCCAGGAAGTTTCCAACTACCATGATTATTAAGTCAAAAAAAGGTAGTATCTAA
- a CDS encoding NUDIX domain-containing protein — protein sequence MKWEESYLGILRSSVGKQKLIVPSVRAIIEDSEGKVLFIERLGEGKWSMPAGSIELDESIYECLVREVKEETGLNVLSAQAIAVYSNPKYGTKNKFGDEYQLFELLFLVEEWTGSLKQISEETASAKFFDVNDIPQGTNEFWTYFHKNVIKDLMQYKNNKQFIIK from the coding sequence ATGAAGTGGGAAGAATCTTATTTAGGAATATTAAGGTCAAGTGTTGGAAAACAAAAGTTAATTGTTCCTTCTGTAAGAGCAATCATTGAAGACTCTGAAGGAAAAGTACTCTTTATAGAGAGACTTGGGGAAGGTAAATGGAGTATGCCTGCAGGTTCTATTGAACTAGATGAATCTATTTATGAATGCTTAGTTAGGGAAGTAAAAGAAGAAACCGGATTAAATGTACTCTCCGCTCAAGCAATAGCTGTGTATTCTAACCCAAAATACGGTACTAAAAATAAGTTCGGTGATGAGTATCAGCTGTTTGAACTATTATTTTTGGTTGAAGAATGGACAGGTTCTTTAAAGCAAATTTCAGAAGAGACTGCCTCTGCAAAGTTTTTTGATGTAAATGATATTCCACAGGGTACTAATGAATTTTGGACATACTTTCATAAAAACGTCATTAAGGACTTAATGCAATATAAAAATAACAAGCAGTTTATAATAAAGTGA
- a CDS encoding AAA family ATPase, translated as MKFVLIFGPQAVGKMTVGQELARLTGFKLFHNHMTIDLVSHFFDYGTKEGKRLVGLFRQEIFEEISKSNLSGLIFTYVWAFNMQSDWDYVKQVSQLFESRGGTVYYVELEADIEERLERNRSANRLEHKPSKRDIEWSDRDLKSSMEKYRLNSLEGEIKYSNYIKINNTNLSASEVAGVIKDRFQL; from the coding sequence ATGAAATTTGTTCTAATATTTGGACCCCAAGCGGTTGGGAAAATGACTGTTGGACAGGAATTAGCTAGATTAACAGGTTTTAAGCTTTTTCATAATCATATGACGATTGACTTGGTAAGCCACTTTTTTGACTATGGTACAAAAGAAGGAAAGCGATTAGTAGGTTTGTTTCGACAGGAGATATTTGAAGAAATATCAAAGAGTAATTTGAGTGGATTGATCTTTACTTATGTATGGGCATTTAATATGCAATCTGATTGGGATTATGTTAAGCAAGTCTCCCAGCTATTTGAGTCTAGGGGAGGTACTGTTTACTATGTCGAACTTGAGGCGGATATTGAAGAAAGACTTGAGAGAAATAGAAGTGCTAATAGACTAGAACACAAACCCTCTAAAAGGGATATTGAATGGTCAGATCGTGATTTGAAAAGTTCGATGGAGAAATACAGACTGAATTCTTTAGAAGGCGAAATTAAATACTCAAACTACATAAAGATTAACAATACAAACTTAAGTGCATCTGAAGTCGCGGGAGTTATTAAAGATAGATTTCAATTATAG
- a CDS encoding protein phosphatase 2C domain-containing protein, producing MNKLNIDLEHIWVGNQESFVDEVNICKIGHMVLGRFGGNSTAGQYKNEGGCIVWANKLVNYEFVVLLDAHKTAQSAELIVSTIQSLKEKVVNLLKLEPRKSFTCLYELLLTTFESESFKESCKNVQGETSFLCVVRKDKFLWWFSVGDCVLYLNHPELADLGEFQQNHRSFYEWIGQVNTFELEVPCFSTGTKELRKGRSQLFLTTDGLIECPNTNFNNPTEIFKPFNRFTNDESVRMLLKKIKKNNVRDSTTIVSWFVDIEFEGSQPSI from the coding sequence ATGAATAAATTAAATATTGACTTAGAACACATTTGGGTAGGAAACCAAGAAAGTTTCGTAGATGAAGTAAATATATGTAAGATAGGTCATATGGTTTTGGGTCGCTTTGGAGGAAATTCAACTGCGGGTCAGTATAAAAATGAAGGCGGATGTATTGTTTGGGCTAATAAATTAGTAAATTATGAGTTTGTGGTGCTTTTAGATGCACACAAAACAGCTCAAAGCGCTGAATTAATCGTGTCTACCATACAGTCTTTAAAAGAAAAAGTTGTAAACTTACTAAAACTGGAACCTCGAAAATCTTTTACTTGTCTATATGAGCTATTATTGACTACTTTTGAAAGTGAGAGTTTTAAAGAGTCTTGTAAAAATGTACAGGGAGAAACATCCTTTTTATGTGTAGTGAGAAAGGATAAATTCCTATGGTGGTTCTCGGTTGGTGATTGTGTACTATATCTAAATCATCCAGAACTAGCAGATTTGGGTGAATTTCAACAAAATCATCGAAGTTTCTATGAATGGATTGGGCAAGTGAACACTTTTGAGCTAGAAGTACCATGCTTTAGTACAGGAACAAAGGAACTTAGAAAAGGGAGAAGTCAGTTATTTTTAACAACTGACGGCCTTATAGAATGTCCTAACACAAACTTTAACAATCCTACTGAAATATTTAAACCATTTAATCGTTTTACAAATGATGAAAGTGTAAGGATGTTGTTGAAGAAAATAAAGAAAAATAATGTCCGTGATAGTACAACAATCGTATCATGGTTTGTGGATATTGAATTTGAAGGAAGTCAGCCAAGTATTTGA
- a CDS encoding zinc dependent phospholipase C family protein, producing MGSRIMHLIIGNKIADSLLIEDKTSFLLGSIAPDAVFGFEEKNLSHFFIGEVQDYSRSVDYTSFLTKYSSREENVNPYILGYYTHLIADDIYLRGFYLPWLRKRMDADGELHKLYHNDFRLLNGKLLEHYGFTEKLKKQLNYVPTVPDLEEVTSQDVERLIPYVLGDMEYDKEVIHEDLNVFTFNQIIGYIETSVEIGLLKTKSFLKG from the coding sequence TTGGGTTCAAGAATAATGCATTTAATTATAGGTAATAAAATTGCTGATTCTTTATTGATTGAAGATAAAACATCTTTTTTGCTTGGAAGTATTGCTCCAGATGCTGTATTTGGATTTGAAGAAAAGAACTTATCACATTTCTTTATTGGGGAAGTACAAGATTATTCAAGAAGTGTTGATTATACTAGTTTTTTAACTAAGTATAGTTCTAGAGAAGAAAATGTCAATCCATACATTTTAGGATACTATACACACTTAATTGCTGACGATATTTATTTAAGAGGCTTTTATCTTCCTTGGTTAAGGAAGCGAATGGATGCTGATGGAGAATTACATAAGTTATATCATAATGATTTTCGATTGCTGAATGGTAAGTTATTAGAGCACTACGGCTTTACTGAAAAACTTAAAAAACAACTTAACTATGTCCCTACAGTTCCAGATCTAGAAGAAGTTACATCTCAAGATGTTGAAAGGTTGATTCCTTATGTACTAGGTGATATGGAGTACGATAAGGAAGTTATTCATGAAGACTTAAATGTATTTACCTTCAATCAAATCATTGGATATATAGAAACATCAGTTGAAATTGGGTTATTAAAGACAAAGTCTTTCCTTAAAGGGTAA
- a CDS encoding phosphotransferase codes for MENQEKKEETLAGGNVSKVTRVGDTVRRELKQESNKIHKLLKHLENKGFCYAPKFLGIDDKNREKLSFIQGDAGNYPLKEYMWSDEVLIEIAKIVRQYHDAVSDFPISDEWKPIDNTPSNIEVVCHNDFAIYNLIFNNEKPVGIIDFDVAAPGPRLWDIAYTLYTCIPLSRLYHTETGKAIYYNRSHDAERIKQRVELFFEMYGVKGMEEGYLEMVLLRLEGLCNYMQRKAGEGDKAFQKMIAEGHLDHYQLDIEFIRQHGEEWN; via the coding sequence ATAGAAAATCAAGAAAAAAAGGAAGAAACTTTAGCAGGCGGTAATGTTTCAAAAGTAACTCGTGTGGGAGATACTGTCCGAAGAGAGTTAAAGCAAGAAAGCAACAAAATACATAAACTGCTGAAGCATTTGGAAAATAAGGGATTTTGTTATGCACCAAAGTTTTTAGGTATTGATGACAAAAATAGAGAAAAATTATCCTTTATTCAAGGGGATGCCGGCAATTATCCTTTAAAAGAATACATGTGGTCTGATGAAGTTCTTATAGAAATCGCGAAGATTGTTCGTCAATATCATGATGCTGTTAGTGACTTTCCGATATCAGATGAATGGAAACCAATAGACAATACTCCAAGTAATATAGAGGTTGTGTGTCATAATGATTTTGCCATCTATAATCTTATTTTTAACAATGAAAAACCAGTAGGTATTATAGACTTTGATGTTGCTGCTCCTGGACCAAGATTATGGGATATAGCTTATACTCTTTATACTTGTATTCCTTTAAGTAGGCTTTATCATACTGAAACCGGTAAAGCAATTTATTATAATAGATCACACGATGCTGAACGTATCAAACAAAGAGTAGAATTGTTTTTTGAAATGTACGGTGTTAAGGGAATGGAAGAAGGTTATTTGGAGATGGTATTGCTACGATTAGAAGGATTATGTAACTATATGCAAAGAAAAGCGGGTGAAGGTGACAAGGCTTTTCAAAAAATGATAGCTGAAGGGCACCTTGACCATTACCAACTAGATATTGAATTTATTCGTCAACATGGAGAAGAGTGGAACTAA